One window from the genome of Anolis sagrei isolate rAnoSag1 chromosome 4, rAnoSag1.mat, whole genome shotgun sequence encodes:
- the CTSA gene encoding lysosomal protective protein, which translates to MSPLFALLLPAALLLSLGARAAPKGHEVTYLPGLAKQPSFRHFSGYLDVDKDKHHHYWFVEAQGGNAQEKPLVLWLNGGPGCSSMEGFLSEHGPFTIQPDGATLEYNDYAWNKLAHILYMESPVGVGYSYSDSQDYRTNDTEVARANYLALKEFLRLYPEHSKRDLYLTGESYGGIYIPTLAEWVMQDPSLNLKGLAVGNGLSCYETNDNSLVYFAYYHGLLGTRLWSDLQKFCCSGGKCNFHDNKDLNCTLGMAELIRIVDESGLNIYNLYAPCAGGVPGHYRYQDGVLVTHDLGNSFTRLPVRYSWRQNLLNLQAGKHRVRLDPPCTNTSAPSSYMNDPQVRKALHIMDNAPEWEMCSFDVSRGYKRIYQNMKDQYLKLLSTLKYRILIYNGDVDMACNFLGDEWFVDSLNQKVEVARRPWIYTDEVGQDQIGGFVKEFTNIAFLTIKGAGHMVPTDKPRAAYNMFERFITRQPY; encoded by the exons ATGAGTCCCCTGTTTGCGCTGCTGCTGCCGGCGGCATTGCTGCTGTCCCTTGGGGCCAGGGCGGCTCCAAAAGGGCACGAGGTCACCTACCTGCCGGGCCTGGCCAAGCAGCCCTCCTTCCGGCACTTCTCCGGGTACCTGGACGTGGACAAGGACAAGCACCACCACTACTG GTTCGTGGAGGCGCAAGGAGGCAATGCGCAGGAGAAGCCCCTGGTCCTCTGGCTGAATGGCGGGCCCGGATGCAGCTCCATGGAGGGCTTCCTCTCCGAACACGGACCCTTCACG ATCCAGCCGGATGGGGCCACCCTGGAGTACAATGACTACGCCTGGAACAAG CTGGCCCACATCCTGTACATGGAGTCCCCGGTGGGCGTGGGCTACTCCTATTCAGACAGCCAGGACTACCGGACCAACGACACAGAG GTGGCGCGTGCCAACTACCTGGCCCTGAAGGAGTTCCTGCGTCTCTACCCGGAGCACAGCAAGCGGGACCTGTACCTCACGGGGGAGAGCTATGGGGGCATCTACATCCCCACCTTGGCTGAGTGGGTCATGCAGGACCCCAGCCTCAACCTCAAG GGTCTAGCGGTGGGCAACGGCCTCTCCTGCTACGAGACCAACGACAACTCCTTGGTCTACTTTGCCTACTACCACGGCCTCCTGGGCACCAG GCTCTGGTCCGACCTGCAGAAGTTCTGCTGCTCCGGCGGGAAGTGCAACTTCCACGACAACAAGGACTTGAACTGCACCCTTGGT ATGGCGGAGCTGATCCGCATCGTGGACGAGTCCGGCCTCAACATCTACAACCTCTACGCCCCTTGCGCCGGAGGAGTACCTGGACACTACAG GTACCAGGACGGGGTGCTGGTCACGCATGACCTGGGCAACAGCTTCACCCGGCTGCCGGTGCGCTACTCCTGGAGGCAG AACCTGCTGAACCTGCAAGCGGGGAAGCACCGCGTGCGGCTGGACCCCCCTTGCACCAACACCTCGGCCCCCTCCAGCTACATGAACGACCCTCAAGTCCGGAAGGCCTTGCACATCATGGACAATGCGCCTGAGTGGGAGATGTGCAG CTTTGACGTCAGTCGCGGCTACAAGCGCATCTACCAAAACATGAAGGACCAGTACCTGAAGCTGCTCAGCACTTTG AAATACCGCATCCTGATCTACAACGGGGACGTGGACATGGCCTGCAACTTCCTGGGCGATGAGTGGTTCGTGGACTCCTTGAACCAGAAG GTGGAAGTCGCTCGCCGGCCCTGGATCTACACGGACGAAGTCGGGCAGGATCAGATTGGGGGCTTCGTGAAGGAGTTCACCAACATCGCCTTCCTCACCATCAAG